The nucleotide window ACTCGGGGCCGCCAAGGACGCGCAGGCGCTGGGTCGCGAGGACGTCGGCTTGCGTTTGCTCGCGGCGGGTGAGAGCAGCGGGCGCGTCGCCGTTCGGCAGAGCTTCGTTGACGCCGCATGTCAGCGTCTTGCCGTCGGCGAGTTGTACCGTCGTTTGATAGGCGTAATCGGGTTGCGCAGCCATGCCGTCGGCCGACCAGAAAGTGACGACGCCGAGCAGTGCGCAGGCGAAGTGTCGAATCATCATGATGTGCTCCTTGTCACTCGTCCTCGTCATTTGACAACGGCCGACGCCTTTGAAATACGGCATATCCCGCAACTCTCTCTTTCAGGATATGCGCTTTGTCGTAGGGCAACGCTGACCAGGATTCGTCCCTTTCCTGATGCGGCACGTGTCGCCGTCAGCCCCGCGCCAGACGGCACGCAGTAGACGGTAACCGCTCGTTTCTGTTTCCCCGCGACTGCTGTACGGCGAGCCATTGGAAGTTGGTCTGGAACGCGATGCGTTCGATCGCGCCAATGATGTCGACGATCCGGTTTGAACTCGACGACCTGTCAGCGATCACTTCGACAACCTGACCGACGACGTCGCCGTCGCGCGCCGCGCTCTCCGACATGTTTTCTGCGAGCGCGCTGGCCTGCAGCGCGTTGTCGGCGTCGCCCAACCTCCTCTGTGGCTCATTCGAGGGCGCCGCGCAGTAAAGGCACCCAGTGCGCGACCGGCGCGGAGTAACGCGTGCGGCTTGCGCCAGGCACGAACGATCGATTACCCCCTGAGGCGTTTTCAAGACTCTACGCCTTGCATCGCTACCACGGAGCAAAGGCATGACCAGCCCGTCCTTGTGTCGATCGCACACACCACGTTGTCGGCGCATCCGGGTAACACAGCGTCTCGCCGTCAAGCACCGACGCTGCATCGGCCATGTGGTCTGACCGAAACCCGGATGTTATTGGCCGGGCCAAGCCGGGAACATGCGTTTGCGAGTAGCCCGCGACGCCGTCCAGGTGTCCGCTCGCGTGCAAGTGACGGCGGTGCGCGTCGCTTTCATATCGAATTGCTTTGCGCACGGGAGTACAGCAGCAGAATCCTCCGGAACACCGGGAGACGGAACGATTGCAAAAAGAATGAGTGTGAGTATCGAACAGCTACGGCCGCTGCAAGCAACGGTTGGATTGCTCGAGGTCGATGCGAAACGAAAGTGCCTTGTAGCGACGGGTGCAACGGCGCTGAAGGAATTCCTGAAGAGCGCACCTATTCCCACGGTGATTGGCAAACATGACAGGCACTACGTCATCGACCATCATCATCTCGCGCGCGCCCTCTGGGACGGCGGCATCACAAAGGCATTCGCCACAGTTGTGGAGGACCTGTCGCGACTCCCCGAGGGAAAGTTCTGGGACGCGGTTATCGAGCGACGGTGGGTACACCCCTACGACGAGCGAGGCATCCTCCGGGCAATGTCCGCAATTCCCGACGAAGTCTATGGCCTCCCCGACGACCCCTACCGTAGTCTGGCAGCCTTTGTGCGCGATGCGGGCGGCTACCTGAAAACGCCTGAACCCTTTGCCGATTTTCAGTGGGCTGCGTTCTATCGAACGCGTATCCCGATGTGGGCGAATGAATTCCAGTTCGATGCGGCTGTCGATCAGGGCGTCCACCTCGCATGGAGCCTCGACGCGCGGATGCTTCCGGGCTTCAAGACTCGCCGGGAAGTCCGGTGAACGCCTCGCGGTGAGCCGCATCGAGCTGATCTCCTCAAAACACCGTCACACGGCCACCAGAACTTCTGAACGTGACAAAAGGCACGTAGGCGCCGCCGTCGCTGTACGCAACATCGCGCCGCTTGCTTGCCGCAGGGTTATTTAGGGGTGCCGTGTCTCGCGAAGTCGCATGTCAATCACGCACCGCTAGTCCCTCTGATCCGCATGAGCACTTACATCCTACCAGGCAGTGGTTTCGGCGTCGCTTTGGTTATTGCAATCTATCTCCTGGCAGACGCACGCCCTTCGATCCTCACTTCCGGAAAGCAAGCCGCGTCCAGGTGACTCCCATGTTCCTGTTTGCTTGCTGGGCTGAGTCGCTGCAATCATTGAGCAGAACTTGCAGATGGTGGGCTTCGGCAAGCCTGATCGTGTCCGC belongs to Paraburkholderia aromaticivorans and includes:
- a CDS encoding ParB-like protein codes for the protein MSIEQLRPLQATVGLLEVDAKRKCLVATGATALKEFLKSAPIPTVIGKHDRHYVIDHHHLARALWDGGITKAFATVVEDLSRLPEGKFWDAVIERRWVHPYDERGILRAMSAIPDEVYGLPDDPYRSLAAFVRDAGGYLKTPEPFADFQWAAFYRTRIPMWANEFQFDAAVDQGVHLAWSLDARMLPGFKTRREVR